One Populus nigra chromosome 16, ddPopNigr1.1, whole genome shotgun sequence genomic window, gagagaaaaaaaagggaaagaggaAGGGTTTTCACAATTattcttctttacaaaacttactatacaaagtcaaaaaaaaattaatgcatttgcaccgtaagcattgtaaagagggggcaactgttgtaacccaattttggcctaatggtttttaatttaatttttacaaggtttaaaatgtaaaattaaaatatcagagatttatttcgatgaaaagtgtgatttgtgAACTTGCGTGAAGATTAAGGACTACAATATGTTTTTGTCATTctatctttatcttcaagataatccttatcttcaagataatccttgtcttcaagataatgatagttatttactttcaaatttgattcttaatcaaattcaaacttcaaaaaagagaatgagattGATTGAAACTTGGTTTTTCACACGCGAAGGGACTTTGCACTATAAATACAGATCTTAATGTATGCAAAAGAAGGGGagagaaaccctaaaagaaGAGACCCCAAGAGGAGGCCATTACCAGAAACcctaaaagagagaaacataaaaaaggaaGGGGGCGGTGAACCCTATACTAGCCGCCGCCCCCCTTAACGCTTTTTTTTAAGCCTAGTCTCCCTCGACTTTGCCTCTAGCAGCCGCACGTCTAGTTAAGTTTCCTTCCTTCcttgctaaaataattaaatggttactgttgcatgcatgcgtgaTCCATTCATGCATGGCTAGGCTAGATCCAgccccaaaaagaaaaaaagagtgggCCAAGTCTGGGCTTTAGGCCTAGCCAACTCAAATTGTGTTTGCTAAGGGtgtgcttggcaaaacacacccttatgctttgaccataatttttatgcccattctaatttgatatttgaccaaACGAACCCTTTTTCAATAacagaaaattctaaaaatatttggggcattcattaatttatttgtgggccccttgcactttgttttattttttttctttctatttgtattttttgtagaTGTGCTCAATTTGTGGACTATTATtgttaaatgcaaatatgtCGTGTAATGTTTTTCTTACTTCCATCTAAAagggcaaataataataaagaataaacaagaaaaaaatgacatagaaaatttctttttcaaattcattttttgcaaaaatattcaCTGATGCCAGAGTCATAAGTAtcgtattttttagatttgtgtcatatttaccaacgctagaGTTGAAGATATTCGCAGGAATtgttcactgacgccagagtcaggaacataaaaggaagaataaaaaaaggggaaaaggagaacaaattattagcaattttagacaaaaccagcaatgtaGCATGCTTTAGGTAGGACGCTTAAAGGGTGATAACATCTTCCTTTTTGCGTAAACAGTCTCGTACTAttgaatctctgttgaccagttagggttcttagtgaccataatactaggtggcgactccttgaacaagatatttttccttaaaagaacaaaatgtcaaatatctgttctttttcaatcgagatattttttaattggtcacCACGATGTCCGGGTGTGACACATACGAAGTTCAAAATACTGATTTTGGTAGACcttagccaaaaaaaaagagtctaaTTGATTAAACTACAAGACTTGGATCatgtaatttaaatattgatataatctatttttaccgtcaatttatttttcattgaaatatttttaagaacatcaaaaaacaagaaaatttaaaatatatatattgtaaagtTGGTTGGTCAAAATCTTTTAGGTGATGAATTTTTAATGAGTATAGTTGAATAAAACTTGATTGTAATTGAAGGAATTAAAGGATCGGggaccaaaattatcaattttgctAGATTCGGGAGGTATTAATTTAATCAGGGATTTAATTGGATAAATTTTGggttttataattgatttttgaatttaatgaaaataattttgaaatctgGAGGCCTTTTTGAAATGCGAGGAAATTGAagagtttatttaaaaatctgattAAGGACCTGATTGAATGATTTTGATtgcttagtttaattttttagccACGTCTGACATGAAAGGTTCATTTTAAAACCTCACTAAGACAGACAACGTTGTTTTATAGCAACGTctctatatatgtgtgtgtgtgtgtgtgtgtgtgtgtgggcaTGCGCACGCGCACTGTATTGCCTCTTGTCCTCCTTTTCAAGCATATTTTATAACCTATTTGTCGAAACTCAGAAACCTTAGCTGCTATCTTTTAATCATCAACTGGAAAATTTGGAATTTTATgacaagaaataataaattgtgTAGAATTAACCAAGTGAAATTAAAAgctctagatttatttttattatctctaCAACTTAAGTTTTATTCTCtacttttaatttacttttgtcAAAcgttttagtttaatttaggtggttaattttataaaatttcattttgatttctaaaaagtaattaatttgataaatttcaacATTGAATAGTATTATTAGTCTTTATGGGTTCAACActcttttcttcataaaagactttactatttattgtaattttgttCACTTGCAAATATTATCAAACCATAGAGCTCTTAAAGGTTTTGGCTATAAAAACCCAAATTGAGTtgcaatcaaaatataaaagctTGAAAGGTGACctagtttataaattttaaggtgGAGTTAGCTGGAGCTAAAGAGGATATGACCAGGCTACACTATCATGCCAAGGATTTTAAAACTAGGTTGAGAGCTAAAAAGACTAGGATAAAAAGCTGAACTCAAATTTGattcaaatagaaaacaaggtgaatctaacaaaaaaaaaagtacattgGTATATAATGCCCAATGACCCATCTACAGGTATAATGTAGTAAAATGACAGAAATAATACATGATAAGAAGTTGTTGATGCATTTTTTCCATGAGAGTTTGAGTGGCGTTGCCCTAAGTTGGTATATGAAGTTGGATAACATCAACATCAAGGGAGTGAAAAACTTGGtggatgtattttttaaatagtacaAGTTCAACATGGATGTAGCCCTATATAGGTTAAGCCTATAAAACATggagaaaaatctaaaataatcaaTCTGAGAGCACGCCCAGTGATGGCATGAAGTGGAAACCCAAATACATCCCTATCTATTGGAAAAAGGGAAATTATCAAATTGTTCTCTAATATCTTGAAAGCatcttattttgaaaatcttattGGAAGTTCAACCTAGTATTTCACTAATGTAGTAATTGTGCCTGAAATAATAGAGCAAGctattaaagctaaaaaaatctcGGATgttactaaaaagaaaagattcatTGGTAGAAGAAGGATGCAAAAGCCTATAATATTGAGAGTGAAAATTACTATAATAAGACAAGAAATAAGTAAAGCCACACTAAcaattttagtttataataCCACCACGAGTAACTAATCATTCCTTTTTCTCGACATTAGTAACAACTGTCAATTAGAGTATATCAAGGCATAATCATAATTAGCCTATCTATTTATAGAATGATTAtagttgtaaatattttatgatttgcTAAATATTTTAGCTTCCTATTTAGTTAGGTAGAATTGATGAGGGAAAAACTTGGtggatgtattttttaaatagtacaAGTTCAACATGAATGTAGCCCCATATAGGTTAAGCCTATAAAACATGgagaaaaatctaaaagaatCAATCTGAGAGCACACCCAGTGATGGCATGAAGTGGAAACCCAGATACATCCCTATCTATTGGAAAAAGGGAAATTATCAACTTGTTCTCTAGTATCTTGAAAGCatcatattttgaaaatcttattGGAAGTTCAACCTAGTATTTCAGTAATGTAATAATTGTGCTTGAAATAATAGAGCAAGctattaaagctaaaaaaatctcGGATgttactaaaaagaaaaaattcattggTAGAAGAAGGATGCAAAAGCCTATAATATTGAGAGTGAAAATTACtacaacaagaaaagaaataagtAAAGCCACACaagtaattttagtttataataCCACCATGGGTAACTAATCAATCCTTTTTCTCAACATTAGTAACAACTGTCAATTAGAGTATATCAAGGTATAATCATAATTAGCCTATCTATTTATGGAATGATTAtagttgtaaatattttatgatttgcTGAATATTTTAGCTTCCTATTTAGTTAGGTAGAATTGATGTAACTGTTGAAATTTAGCCATGTAATTAGTTAAAACATTTCTATATAATGAGTAGAACCCTCAcaaaaaaggcattgaaaacaattgacatggtatcaaagccAAAAACTTGAGTTTGGTTTTCTAGGTCAATTTCTTTTGTGACTATGAGGGTTGTTGAGTCAACTTAGgctattttctttgattttgggAATCTCTAGAAATTAGAGGTTCATTGTGGTGTGACTTTTATGGCTGGTTGTGCTAGATAGATTGTATTACACACActatttcttctctttctagGGAAAACAATTGTTTTGGGCTTGTTCTTTTTGTGTTAGGTTGTTTGAGTTTTACtagttggtatttttttttatcttgtacttttttgttgtgttaaaatatcaatcttctcaattaaactCAAATTGGGCTCTCAAACtgaattttaacaaattaaatccctaataaaattaatgacccattaaaagtattattaagtacttatctaattaaatattttaatttggcccatgattaaatcaaattggcttattaaaaatctaattgcatccttgaacttaatttttatgcagattcatctaataatcatttaatttgactttgaatttgcattgtcTCTTTAGTCTTGGGTACAATAGAGTATGAATTTTGTTCAAAACTCCAGCTTgattcttctatatatatttgaaacccttttaGCTTGCTTTTGCCACGTCACCAGTCTTATTacttttattcttgatttttattatgaaaaaggGTTAATTTGGaggaaataacataaaaatatgtcATGACAGTTGTCCTTTTTTACAGTGCTTACTACATAAAGTCTCATAAaagactttagatagtaagcttgtaaagaaaaaaaaaagaatgagaaataaTGGACTTACcaaatcaagaaattattaatCCTTTAGAAGTGAGGGCTAAAAGCGCACTTAATAAGATATAGGGACAGGGCTATAAATCGTACTATCTAGAAAATGAGGGTCTAAAGACGCACTCAAAGTAAATAGAGATAGAGATGAGGctagaaaatgcactacctgAATGATGAGTgctcaaaaacactaaaacataGAAGAGATAGGGCTAAAATATGCATTATCTAAGTGATAAGGTCTCAAATGTGCACTCAGAAGGAAAGAGAAAGGGTCTCAGAAAGAGAAGAGATAAGGCTAAAAAGTGCATTATCAAATTTCAGGTTGCaaaatgtaatattaaaaaaattggttgcaaagtaaaaaaaatctataggaCTTTCAAAgaaatgttttcttgattttttctttgattttttttctctatctcatctttcaaaatttaattgattttgaattaatcATCATAATTTATATAGAATTGCTTTCTGATGGTTTTTCACATTTGGTTGATGTGTAATTTTATAagcgtttattttttatagtttcaaaaataacaaaattattaaattcattggAGTCCATGACCCAAATTGTAAGTTTGGTGGGTTAacttggattgattgagaattaagttttataatttttttactttgttttttatggggttattgcagtctcaaacaaacattctaatattgggttgatgcttaattttatgagtatctattttttatcatataattaaaaaatagctaaaaaacaaagtttctAAACCAATTGAGTCAATAACGAAGGTTGTGAGTTTAATGGGTTAAGTTACGAAACCCATgtcaatccaatatattttatttttaatatttttttaaaaaagatatcatgtttattttttttaaaattcaaatcacaTTTTTCTGGTTGTCTAGATTATTTTTGGACAGAACAAGTTGTTTAGGTCACATCAAGAAAATTTTCACACGGTTAAATTTGAAGCCCAAGCTAAATATAAAGTCGAGTCAAAagatttcaaagttgatttaatAGAGTGAGTTTAATGATACTGTTAAAAAATTTTCTATAaccagaatattttttatattttaattttttttgttcaatccgCATTGTAACAACTTATATAATATGTAACTGTATgatattcattttataaaaagcaaataatattaaaattttagattcaGTAATCTAAATGATAACttgtattaaaattttaattttaaatttattaaattttatttaaggattataatctataatattttttcaaaaaaattataatctataTTTTCTTATCAAACATACTTATCATTTGCTATTTTtgacttaaattattaataaaaaataataattcaaaatcaaaataaatcttgaatCATTGGATGACTATGATATgacttatgaaaaataatttttgattttgaattatcatttaaaaattattgttttataaataaattattaaaaaagtagTTGAGAGAAGATAATATAAGTTAAGATTTATAGGTTAAAAGTTAAGAAAATTTAACTTGTaagattttaattcaatttgatAACAAATTTCTTATATAAGTTAagggttatttttaattaaatataattatgatttttttaaaataaaaagtgaagaattaacttaaaacaaaatttaaaagagatgTAAAACATAACTTAAATCTAACCTGCAATGGTACTTAAAACCTTAAGACGGGAAGGcattagaagaaaagaaaagaaaagaaaagataaaaacaaaggtCAGTTGTTCCTCTGTTAAACTACTTCGGGACTACCATGAATTGGTTGCAACAACTCACTAATACAATTATAATAGCACCGTCACTGCCATCCcgcaaccaccaccaccaccaccaccaccaccaccaccaccaccaccagcagcagcagcagaagtCTTCCTTGTACAGAACCAACCTGAAACCACACAAAAGCTTTAACTCCCTCTACTCAAAATCATCTCTTTCGCTCTCTAACCAAACCGACTCTCTACCTGATCAAACCAACCGCCCCTCATTTCTCCAAGAAATAGCCGCTCTCTGTGAAACTGATAACCTCACTACAGCTTTAACTCTTATTCAATCACACTCTCAAAATGCTGCTTTTATTTCATTACAAGCAAAAGAAGCAATTGGTTTATTGCTTCAAGCATGTGGCAACCAAAAAGATATCGAGACTGGTAGACGACTACACAAGTTTGTCTCAGACTCGACCCATTATAGAAATGATTATGTTCTCAATACCCGTCTTATTAAGATGTATGCAATGTGTGGGTCTCCTTTGGATTCTCGTTTTGTGTTTGATAATATGGAGACTAAGAATTTGATTCAGTGGAATGCACTTGTTAGTGGATACACAAGGAATGGACTTTATGGCGATGTAGTTAAAGTGTTTATGGATTTGGTTTCTGATACAGATTTTCAGCCTGATAATTTTACTTTCCCTTCTGTGATCAAGGCTTGTGGTGGGATTTTGGATGTTAGGTTAGGAGAGGTTATTCATGGGATGGTGATTAAGATGGGTTTGGTTTTGGATGTGTTTGTGGGCAATGCATTGGTGGGAATGTATGGGAAATGTGGGGCTGTGGATGAGGCGATGAAAGTGTTTGATTTTATGCCCGAAACGAATTTGGTTTCGTGGAATGCCATGATTTGTGCATTTTCTGAAAATGGGTTTTCTAGAGATAGTTTTGATTTGCTGATGGAGATGTTAGGAGAGGAAGGGTTATTGCCTGATGTAGTGACGGTGGTGACTATATTACCTGTTTGCGCAGGAGAAGGAGAAGTTGATATAGGAATGGGGATTCATGGGTTGGCAGTGAAACTAGGTCTGAGCGAAGAGGTGATGGTGAACAATGCTATGGTATACATGTATTCAAAATGTGGGTACTTGAATGAAGCGCAAATGTCATTTGTGAAGAATAATAACAAGAATGTGGTTTCTTGGAACACCATGATCAGTGCTTTTTCTTTGGAAGGAGATGTCAATGAGGCATTTAATCTCTTGCAGGAAATGCAGATCCAAGGAGAGGAAATGAAAGCTAATGAGGTCACCATTTTGAATGTTTTGCCAGCTTGTCTGGACAAGTTGCAATTGAGGAGCTTGAAAGAACTTCATGGCTATTCATTTAGACATTGTTTTCAACATTTAGAATTGTCCAATGCTTTTATTTTAGCCTATGCTAAGTGTGGGGCACTGAATTCTGCTGAGAAAGTCTTTCATGGTATTGGGGATAAGACTGTGAGCTCTTGGAATGCACTTATTGGTGGTCATGCACAGAATGGTGATCCTAGAAAAGCTTTGCATTTGTTATTTCAGATGACATATTCTGGCCAACAACCTGATTGGTTTACCATTAGTAGCCTGCTTTTAGCTTGTGCCCATCTGAAATCCCTGCAATATGGTAAAGAGATTCACGGATATGTACTACGGAATGGACTAGaaactgatttttttgttggtacCTCACTTCTGTCCCACTACATTCACTGTGGGAAAGCATCTTCTGCACGTGTATTGTTTGACAGgatgaaagataaaaatttagTATCTTGGAATGCAATCATTTCAGGTTACTCACAAAATGGACTACCCTATGAATCCCTGGCTCTATTTCGAAAATCACTTTCTGAGGGAATACAATCTCACGAGATTGCCATAGTGAGTGTGCTTGGGGCTTGTTCTCAACTGTCAGCTCTACGGCTGGGAAAAGAAGCTCATGGTTATGTATTAAAAGCCCTGCAAACAGAAGATGCTTTTGTAGGCTGTTCAATCATTGACATGTACGCAAAAAGTGGTTGTATAAAAGAATCTCGCAAGGTTTTTGATGGGTTGAAAGATAAAAACGTAGCATCATGGAATGCAATAATTGCGGCACATGGAATTCATGGACATGGAAAAGAGGCCATAGAACTGTACGAAAGAATGAAGAAAGTTGGCCAAATGCCTGATAGATTTACATATATTGGTATTTTGATGGCATGTGGTCATGCAGGGCTTGTTGAAGAGGGACTGAAATATTTCAAAGAGAtgcaaaatttcaatttgattgaaCCAAAATTGGAGCATTATGCATGTCTTATTGACATGCTGGCCCGTGCTGGAAGATTGGATGATGCTCTAAGGCTTGTCAATGAGATGCCTGAGGAAGCAGACAATAGAATCTGGAGCTCGCTCCTCCGTTCCTGTAGAACTTTTGGTGCTCTGGAAATTGGAGAGAAAGTTGCCAAGAAGCTACTAGAATTAGAACCAGGCAAAGCAGAGAACTACGTGTTACTTTCTAACTTGTATGCTGGATTAGGGAAATGGGATGGTGTGCGAAGGGTGAGGCAAATGATGAAAGAGTTTGGTCTTCAAAAGGATGCTGGTTGCAGTTGGATTGAGGTTGGAGGGAGAGTTTATAGCTTTGTTGTTGGTGACAGTTTGCAACCAAAATCAGCAGAGATCCGGGTGATATGGAGAAGATTGGAGGAAAGGATCAGTGAAATTGGATATAAGCCTAACACAAGTTCTGTGCTGCATGAAGTAGGTGAGGAGGAGAAGATTGACATATTGCGGGGGCATAGTGAAAAACTAGCAATTTCTTTTGGATTGTTAAAGACAACTAAAGGTACAACCCTGAGGATTTACAAGAATCTACGCATTTGTGCAGATTGTCATAATGCTGCCAAGTTAATATCGAAGGCAGTTGAAAGGGAGATAGTTGTGAGAGACAACAAGCGCTTTCATCATTTTAGAGATGGACTTTGTTCTTGTTGTGATTATTGGTGAAGAGCTGTGAAGAAAATTTTTCATAGCTGCTTGGCTGAGTAAATTATTTCTCAGAGATCCACAACAAAACTACAGGTAAAtgttctcttttaatttttagttttactaAATGTTCATTATACCAGTGGCTTCTGATATAGGATATAAGGTGTTGTTATTCTATCACAATCTCAGTACTTTCAAGAATTCAAGTAACTCATTAAAAATAGAAGATTAgcaaagatgaaagaaaaagaatttgacTACATGTTTTTCTTGTGCCCAAGATGCTCCCTGCATAGTGTCTCTGAATTAGCATTCACAAACACTCTGTTTGTGAGGAGGGATTGAGGAAAGGATGGATAACAGGGGAAGGATTGAAGAAGAGGGATTGGGTATATTCTTCTTTTGGCAAGAAGGATAAGGATTCAAGGAGGGATTGACTCCTTATGCGAAAATCTATCGCATGCTACACGAGAAGCTGTTATAGTTGGTTTTATATAATTTGGCTGCTGGTATGAGTTAGCATTTCTAAGAACTTGAATTGCCGTTCATGGTTATATGGAtttggtaaaaagaaaaattaaatcctGGAACTATTTTCCTCATTTTTACCTGCTGTGAATATTTATGCAGTATGACTATTTTTATCATAGAAATTTCGCATTTCTTTTCTCTGATTGCTTTTGTTTCCATCAAGATGTCTCTGCACATAGTTACGATTGCTAACCTCTAATATTGACGTGTGCATCGAAACCTCAAGTGCAGCATGATCATTAAATTTGCTGTTGGTATTGTGGCTGAGgtaattaagaaaatagaaCGAAATGTTTATCCAACAGGGGTCTTGCATTCATTATTTGATTGCAATTCTTTGTTGTTATTCATTAGTTATGTGTTCAGGTTTCTGATgagtaacaataaataaaaagaattaaagtagGTAAGAAATAAGCTATAAAGAAAGAAGCTAAGAATTAAAAgtaaagagagggaaaaaagcTAGGAAGAAAAGAGAACCCAGGAAGGGAAAAATCTatcagtttttatttaatcatcaaAATTGTCTCACAAATTGAAAGTGTCTCACAAACTGAAAgagaaacatataaataaaataaccataaaTTATCCAATTATTGagccaactcatcaattaaaacTGTCTAGCataaataactcaaataaataaaataaaacaatgaaataagCTTAAATGAGTTAAGTTTCCCGGTCAAAAAGTAACAGGCTGGGTCATCATACGCCGTCTTCATCTATATACTTGTGTAACTTGAGGTGTGGGCCTGATGTCCCTACCAACTCTTCTAAGGTTGGAGAAACTTGACTCCGTCGAGTGTAGCTCTGGACGACTCTAATAGTACTCCCAAAGATTTGGGTTAATTTGctgtaaagtatttttagtaATCCAAGTGCAATCTAAATCAGGTCGGCCTACCTAATGAGATAGAAACTGTTGAACCTTACCATtcctaataaaaataacttgttcatctaaaataacatcaatattatttttttatgctaagaTTAAGGTGAAAGGGTTAGATGTTTCAATAGGATTGTCAGGAGGGGAGTTAAGTGGTATCTTAAAGGGATCATTTGAAATATGATATGGTTTCTGGTATGCAAATAAATTCTCAACGTTAAATATAGAGCTAATGCCAAAATCAAGTGGTAAATCAAGAATATAAGCATTTGGACCAACCTGTTGTAGCACTTTGAATACCCCTACATTATGTGCATGCAATTCTCGATTAGTTCCCGAAGGAAACTGCTCGGGTCTAATCTATATCATAACATAGTCTTTTACATTGAATTCATTATATCGTCTATATAAATCAACTCAAAGTTTATAATGCGCATTACTTGCTTAAAGCTGTTTAGTAATCTTAACATGTAAATCCTGAATTCTATGTGTAAAAGACTCGACTGACTCAGACATCCTAGCATGAAGAGACATGAGAAGAAGGTGTAAAGGTTTCCTAGGCTTGTAACCATGTATAACTTCAAAGAGACTCATACCTATTGACCTATTAATAGAGCTATTAAAGGCAAACTAGGTCATATGAAGAACCAAATCTCAATTCTTCTTATGATCACTCACTATATACCTCAAAAGGTTGTCTAAACTCCTATTAATCACCTTATTTGACTgattatttgtttagttttatgCTATCGAGCATAACTCTTATTTTGACCGTTGAATCGGATTGAAATTTTACTAGGAGTTTCCAAATACATTGTTCTACAtaaggttaaaatttaattttgttatttgttgtcttttgaCTTGTGAATTTTCTAATTCTACAAGAATATTAAATGGGAAACAACATGGTATTAAAGTGTGACAAGAATtcctttaatatttcaaaatcattttcttacaaaGATATCGTATTTATCCTATCTACACTAGAAAATGAGGGTTGACATAATATTTTGGGAGCTTTTATCTTCTACAAGGAAACTAGGGGGCGGAAgctattaaaatgattttcatgCTTATTTAGAAAAGTTAAAGTCAGTTTTGAGCTGATTTTTCTATTACACAGTTTTatactatcaaatataatttttaatctgacAGTTGGATCAAGTTGAAAGTTTACTAGAAATTTCTAGATGCATTGTTTtatattgagttaaaatttcatatcaaCCAAACATTAAGAAGGCCTTGAAATAAGGTTCAAAAGCTACCGTgtgagatttttattattttcctaattaatttaagattttatttctatttgatttaaaactatatatagttatttttccaaaattgtttAGGATGTTTTTTTACCTACTATAAATAAGGTTATTTAGTTTAACTTAGATTTGCTTTTTAGCTATAGATTGTTGaataaaatttgtgttttgttggatcaacatgtttttttctttgtttaaataAAGAACAATCAAGCTTATAAAAGTATAAATGACTTTCTAGCATTCTTCCTTATGTTCCTTGTTCATGATTTGTTAATTGTTGGGTGAGGGTTTATATTCTATTAGTGTTGATGTTTTGATTCAATTAATCATTGGTTACCCTttttatcaaacttgatttttagttttctagGATTGTGTTAATCTTGATTATAggtttttaatctttatatccACGGGATTCACATTAGTTGGTATCAAGCTAAGCTCCATAAATCAGGTTATATTCTCTTTGTTTTCgttgtttaaatttgtttccacatattttttttccttgtcttgTTTTgagtaagttttttttcttttgttattgtcTAGTTTTGCGTTAAGagtcatttgataaaaaaaaggtgacatttaattatgtttaaaaaatctttttagagtacaaaaaaaaaaaaaacagagatcaaCAAGATTGCAAATTCAAATTATAAGAGTTGATTCATTTAGGTAACAagataaattgaagtttttagGTTTAATCTCATTAAAATAAGTTGGGTAACTAtagttttagttttgaaattttcagtcaaaattcaaattccatagtgtttttatattatatcttGTTTGTCTTTCATCTCGTTTTTCTATTTGTGTCGTGTATCACCAAGAGAAAGGAAACATATAAGGGTTCTCGCTCAAGAAAGCAAATACATATCTTGTGTGCTTAGGGTCTTGAGGCAAGGATTTGATAAGTTACAAGAACTATTATATGTTTGGCAAGCTTTAAAGATAAAGGAGCAACAATGTTGAAAGGATGAAATATGAAAGAGAATGACTTCTACTTTCATACAAAGTTGTTGTTGGCAAGTGTTGCCAAGAAAAGAACTCTGAAGGCCTGAACATTTATATcccattttctttaatgaaCTCAACAACATCCTGTCTCTGATAAGCTATCACTACATTAAATAAATCTAGGTTGATCGAGTTGACTCCTTCAAATGAATGGATGTGATGCT contains:
- the LOC133675320 gene encoding pentatricopeptide repeat-containing protein At1g18485 isoform X2 — translated: MNWLQQLTNTIIIAPSLPSRNHHHHHHHHHHHHHQQQQQKSSLYRTNLKPHKSFNSLYSKSSLSLSNQTDSLPDQTNRPSFLQEIAALCETDNLTTALTLIQSHSQNAAFISLQAKEAIGLLLQACGNQKDIETGRRLHKFVSDSTHYRNDYVLNTRLIKMYAMCGSPLDSRFVFDNMETKNLIQWNALVSGYTRNGLYGDVVKVFMDLVSDTDFQPDNFTFPSVIKACGGILDVRLGEVIHGMVIKMGLVLDVFVGNALVGMYGKCGAVDEAMKVFDFMPETNLVSWNAMICAFSENGFSRDSFDLLMEMLGEEGLLPDVVTVVTILPVCAGEGEVDIGMGIHGLAVKLGLSEEVMVNNAMVYMYSKCGYLNEAQMSFVKNNNKNVVSWNTMISAFSLEGDVNEAFNLLQEMQIQGEEMKANEVTILNVLPACLDKLQLRSLKELHGYSFRHCFQHLELSNAFILAYAKCGALNSAEKVFHGIGDKTVSSWNALIGGHAQNGDPRKALHLLFQMTYSGQQPDWFTISSLLLACAHLKSLQYGKEIHGYVLRNGLETDFFVGTSLLSHYIHCGKASSARVLFDRMKDKNLVSWNAIISGYSQNGLPYESLALFRKSLSEGIQSHEIAIVSVLGACSQLSALRLGKEAHGYVLKALQTEDAFVGCSIIDMYAKSGCIKESRKVFDGLKDKNVASWNAIIAAHGIHGHGKEAIELYERMKKVGQMPDRFTYIGILMACGHAGLVEEGLKYFKEMQNFNLIEPKLEHYACLIDMLARAGRLDDALRLVNEMPEEADNRIWSSLLRSCRTFGALEIGEKVAKKLLELEPGKAENYVLLSNLYAGLGKWDGVRRVRQMMKEFGLQKDAGCSWIEVGGRVYSFVVGDSLQPKSAEIRVIWRRLEERISEIGYKPNTSSVLHEVDCHNAAKLISKAVEREIVVRDNKRFHHFRDGLCSCCDYW
- the LOC133675320 gene encoding pentatricopeptide repeat-containing protein At1g18485 isoform X1 produces the protein MNWLQQLTNTIIIAPSLPSRNHHHHHHHHHHHHHQQQQQKSSLYRTNLKPHKSFNSLYSKSSLSLSNQTDSLPDQTNRPSFLQEIAALCETDNLTTALTLIQSHSQNAAFISLQAKEAIGLLLQACGNQKDIETGRRLHKFVSDSTHYRNDYVLNTRLIKMYAMCGSPLDSRFVFDNMETKNLIQWNALVSGYTRNGLYGDVVKVFMDLVSDTDFQPDNFTFPSVIKACGGILDVRLGEVIHGMVIKMGLVLDVFVGNALVGMYGKCGAVDEAMKVFDFMPETNLVSWNAMICAFSENGFSRDSFDLLMEMLGEEGLLPDVVTVVTILPVCAGEGEVDIGMGIHGLAVKLGLSEEVMVNNAMVYMYSKCGYLNEAQMSFVKNNNKNVVSWNTMISAFSLEGDVNEAFNLLQEMQIQGEEMKANEVTILNVLPACLDKLQLRSLKELHGYSFRHCFQHLELSNAFILAYAKCGALNSAEKVFHGIGDKTVSSWNALIGGHAQNGDPRKALHLLFQMTYSGQQPDWFTISSLLLACAHLKSLQYGKEIHGYVLRNGLETDFFVGTSLLSHYIHCGKASSARVLFDRMKDKNLVSWNAIISGYSQNGLPYESLALFRKSLSEGIQSHEIAIVSVLGACSQLSALRLGKEAHGYVLKALQTEDAFVGCSIIDMYAKSGCIKESRKVFDGLKDKNVASWNAIIAAHGIHGHGKEAIELYERMKKVGQMPDRFTYIGILMACGHAGLVEEGLKYFKEMQNFNLIEPKLEHYACLIDMLARAGRLDDALRLVNEMPEEADNRIWSSLLRSCRTFGALEIGEKVAKKLLELEPGKAENYVLLSNLYAGLGKWDGVRRVRQMMKEFGLQKDAGCSWIEVGGRVYSFVVGDSLQPKSAEIRVIWRRLEERISEIGYKPNTSSVLHEVGEEEKIDILRGHSEKLAISFGLLKTTKGTTLRIYKNLRICADCHNAAKLISKAVEREIVVRDNKRFHHFRDGLCSCCDYW